A stretch of Aerococcus urinaehominis DNA encodes these proteins:
- a CDS encoding bifunctional metallophosphatase/5'-nucleotidase, whose amino-acid sequence METIHIYHMNDWHSHFENWPRVYRYYQAAKANHQTQGETVYLIDGGDFCDRQHPLTEASDGQANIEFLNDLPVDLVTIGNNEGIGNLKPHLNQLYQQANFPVILNNIVDIDTASLPNYIQASHIIRTESGARILFLAATAPYQVSYKVIGWQPLDPIACISQELARHQAAEDYDFIFLISHLGLDVDRELAQYFPEIRVIFGGHTHHVLPLGEWQGETLLTGAGKYGHYLGHLSFQIEQNPDDDTYQISELKDQLIASHDMESQPGDQALINRWYNQGNSTLNQQTVGYIASSLAASEHQVSDLQYFTLEAIKWATGADIAVLNSGLFLNSLGQGRVSRYDLHQALPHPMRVMTVELSGKELLVIYQEFLSLQDQLINQEIKGMGFRGNIFGQLAFDQAFNPDEIQINQNYCLASVDHLVYLPYFKKLKELDYQLASPKFLRQLVADYVQFINKE is encoded by the coding sequence ATGGAAACAATTCATATTTATCATATGAATGACTGGCATTCTCATTTTGAAAATTGGCCACGGGTATACCGCTATTACCAAGCTGCTAAAGCTAACCATCAAACTCAAGGAGAAACCGTATATCTTATTGATGGCGGTGATTTTTGTGACCGACAGCACCCCTTGACTGAAGCTAGTGATGGTCAGGCAAATATTGAATTCCTAAATGATTTACCCGTTGACTTAGTGACAATTGGCAATAATGAAGGCATCGGCAATCTCAAGCCACATTTAAACCAACTTTATCAACAGGCTAACTTCCCTGTTATCCTTAATAACATTGTAGATATAGATACAGCTAGTTTACCTAATTATATCCAAGCTAGCCATATTATCAGGACTGAGTCTGGCGCGCGTATATTGTTTTTAGCGGCTACTGCGCCTTATCAGGTCTCTTATAAGGTGATTGGCTGGCAGCCGCTTGACCCAATTGCTTGTATTAGCCAAGAGCTCGCTAGGCATCAAGCAGCGGAAGACTATGACTTTATTTTTTTAATCAGTCACCTAGGTTTAGATGTGGACCGGGAGTTAGCCCAGTATTTCCCAGAAATACGGGTTATTTTTGGGGGCCATACCCACCATGTTTTGCCGCTAGGTGAGTGGCAGGGAGAAACCTTGCTTACAGGTGCTGGTAAATACGGCCATTACCTGGGTCACTTGTCCTTCCAAATAGAGCAAAATCCTGATGATGACACTTATCAGATAAGTGAATTAAAAGACCAGCTCATTGCGAGTCATGATATGGAGAGTCAGCCGGGTGATCAGGCCTTAATTAATAGGTGGTACAACCAGGGCAATAGCACTCTAAACCAACAAACTGTGGGATATATTGCTAGCAGCTTAGCAGCGAGTGAGCACCAGGTCTCTGATCTGCAATATTTTACGCTAGAGGCCATAAAATGGGCCACTGGTGCCGATATAGCTGTTTTAAATTCAGGTTTATTTTTGAATAGCCTGGGTCAAGGACGGGTTAGTCGCTACGATTTGCATCAAGCCTTGCCTCATCCCATGCGGGTAATGACGGTTGAACTAAGCGGCAAAGAATTATTAGTAATTTATCAAGAATTTTTAAGTTTGCAAGATCAATTGATTAATCAGGAAATTAAAGGGATGGGTTTTAGAGGAAATATTTTTGGCCAATTAGCCTTTGACCAGGCTTTTAATCCTGATGAAATTCAGATAAATCAGAATTATTGTTTAGCCAGTGTCGACCATCTGGTTTATCTACCGTATTTTAAAAAATTAAAAGAATTAGATTATCAGCTGGCTAGTCCCAAATTTTTGCGACAGCTAGTCGCTGATTATGTGCAATTTATAAACAAGGAGTAA
- a CDS encoding YutD family protein codes for MAEHKNKQELARERVALDYPLAEIHRVSEDRITINGQYFSLIRTYGRGLDLDHLSERYTDYLDQFDYIVGDWSHDQLRLRGFYDNDMRGVALNQKIRFLDDYLLEYCSFACPYFVLGHERSASEKADNQAQILKQRRKDNRSQHKKPRKRRSNRRHFDKSKSNYSHKNNNQSAGHTKNQSKSANKKNHYHKRQRQDQVKPASKLIKQDEKSRFIIKEKGEA; via the coding sequence ATGGCAGAACACAAAAATAAGCAAGAACTAGCCAGGGAGCGTGTTGCCCTTGACTATCCGCTGGCGGAAATTCACAGAGTAAGTGAAGACCGAATCACTATCAATGGACAGTATTTTAGCCTAATTAGGACCTATGGACGTGGTTTAGACCTAGATCATCTTAGTGAACGTTATACAGATTATTTAGACCAATTTGATTATATCGTCGGTGATTGGAGCCATGACCAGCTACGTTTACGTGGTTTCTATGACAATGACATGCGTGGAGTTGCGTTGAATCAAAAGATTCGTTTTTTAGATGACTATCTTTTGGAGTATTGTAGTTTCGCTTGTCCGTATTTTGTTTTAGGACATGAACGCAGTGCCAGTGAAAAAGCAGACAACCAAGCCCAAATATTAAAACAACGTCGCAAAGATAACCGTAGCCAGCATAAAAAGCCAAGGAAGCGGCGGTCTAATCGGCGGCATTTTGACAAAAGTAAGTCAAATTATAGTCACAAGAATAATAACCAGTCAGCTGGTCATACAAAGAACCAGTCCAAGTCGGCTAATAAAAAGAATCATTACCACAAACGTCAGCGTCAAGACCAGGTTAAACCAGCCAGTAAGTTGATTAAACAGGATGAAAAATCACGCTTTATCATTAAAGAGAAGGGGGAGGCTTAA
- a CDS encoding HAD-IIA family hydrolase, with amino-acid sequence MSLGLLIDLDGTLYRGQQEITGARDFVARLNERGCPHLFLTNNATRTHQQAASFLQDVHEIAVRPDQFYTSVDALLAQLDRDGRELNGRDVYVIGAPYLKDSLRQAGAHIYDQAGHSEKETVDLVIMGLDQGVCYGQLAQACKFIEAGSQFYLTNPDVQYPEANYFVPGAGALADMVSQVTGQAPTTCGKPSPAIVDGAIDKLGLAKHQVYILGDNLTTDIQAGINAGVKTIHIGTGVHQQADQTKLGIQADYYVQDYQELDQLWQKLVTI; translated from the coding sequence ATGTCTCTAGGCTTATTAATTGATTTAGATGGCACCCTCTATCGAGGCCAACAGGAAATTACTGGCGCACGTGATTTTGTAGCCCGACTAAACGAGCGGGGCTGCCCACACCTGTTCTTAACCAATAATGCGACGCGTACCCACCAGCAAGCGGCCAGCTTTTTGCAGGATGTTCATGAAATTGCTGTTAGACCAGATCAATTCTATACATCGGTTGATGCCTTGCTGGCCCAGTTAGACCGGGATGGCAGGGAATTAAATGGGCGAGATGTCTATGTTATTGGCGCCCCTTATCTAAAAGATAGTTTGCGACAGGCAGGTGCCCATATTTACGATCAAGCTGGTCATTCAGAGAAAGAGACTGTTGATTTGGTTATTATGGGATTAGACCAAGGAGTGTGCTATGGCCAATTAGCGCAAGCTTGCAAATTTATAGAAGCAGGTAGTCAATTCTATTTAACTAATCCAGATGTCCAGTACCCCGAAGCGAATTATTTCGTGCCTGGAGCGGGCGCTTTGGCGGATATGGTCAGCCAGGTTACTGGGCAAGCTCCAACTACATGTGGCAAGCCCAGTCCGGCAATTGTCGATGGTGCGATTGATAAGCTTGGCCTAGCCAAGCACCAAGTTTATATTCTAGGTGATAACTTAACCACGGATATCCAGGCAGGTATTAATGCTGGCGTTAAGACTATTCATATAGGAACAGGTGTCCACCAGCAAGCGGACCAAACCAAGTTAGGCATTCAGGCGGACTATTATGTGCAAGATTATCAGGAGCTTGACCAACTATGGCAAAAATTAGTTACTATATAA
- a CDS encoding TIGR01906 family membrane protein: MAKISYYIKFIVLMLAMLALAISLTIALSPAIFYVNMKLGLIQPVLNFSQAEILSDYGQMMAYLHSFTRQPLSFNYFAISTAGAFHFYEVRRLFYLVYVCLFVLGPYTIYQVKHGFFEEWACHIKRDIKRLIVFLIGLLVLLVLNFSRFFTLFHQIFFNNNAWIFDPRTDPIILVLTEGFFLQLFALALCIFLGGLAWVNYYIKKPVTKIN, encoded by the coding sequence ATGGCAAAAATTAGTTACTATATAAAATTCATTGTGCTGATGTTGGCTATGCTGGCTTTAGCTATTAGCTTGACAATTGCTTTATCTCCAGCAATCTTTTATGTGAATATGAAATTAGGCCTCATTCAGCCAGTTTTAAATTTTAGCCAGGCAGAAATTTTAAGTGATTATGGTCAAATGATGGCTTATTTACACAGCTTTACCCGCCAGCCACTAAGTTTTAACTATTTCGCTATTTCTACTGCTGGCGCTTTCCATTTCTATGAAGTGCGGCGTTTATTTTATTTAGTCTATGTCTGCCTGTTTGTTTTGGGCCCCTATACTATTTACCAAGTCAAGCATGGTTTTTTTGAAGAGTGGGCATGCCATATCAAGCGGGATATTAAAAGGCTGATAGTATTTTTAATAGGCTTATTAGTTTTATTAGTTTTGAACTTTTCTCGGTTCTTTACCCTTTTCCACCAGATTTTCTTTAATAACAATGCTTGGATTTTTGATCCCAGAACAGATCCGATTATACTAGTCTTGACGGAAGGCTTCTTCTTGCAATTATTTGCTTTAGCCTTATGCATTTTCCTAGGTGGATTAGCTTGGGTAAATTACTATATAAAAAAACCTGTGACTAAAATAAACTAG
- a CDS encoding NAD(P)/FAD-dependent oxidoreductase, with translation MNKKSDLLVVGAGPVGLFTAFYAGMRNLSVTLIDSLPEIGGQPKALYPQKNIFDIPVHPRISGEELTNQLFDQVRRFADTTDIRLEEEVQAVEKQADGSFIVHSSQSSYHVRAVIIAAGNGSFKARKVKLAGADQYEGLGLDYFISDYQQFIGKTVAVCGGGDSALDTALGLRDIADQVYLIHRRDGFRAHEHSVSIAKKANNISFLTPYVPIEIVGNGQHVTGIQLQKGRSDDQVNLEVDQVIMAYGFTSSIGPIKDWGLDLQQNNILVNENMQTSIPGIFAVGDIVSYPGKTKLIVSGFGEAPTAINAAFSYIHPDQLISPVHSSTLFEGE, from the coding sequence ATGAATAAAAAAAGTGATTTACTCGTCGTCGGTGCCGGTCCAGTGGGTCTTTTTACCGCCTTTTATGCCGGCATGCGTAATTTATCAGTGACCCTAATTGACTCCTTACCAGAAATCGGCGGTCAGCCCAAAGCCCTCTATCCGCAAAAAAATATTTTTGATATTCCAGTCCATCCCCGCATTTCAGGTGAAGAGCTCACTAACCAACTATTTGACCAGGTACGCCGCTTCGCTGATACAACTGATATTCGTTTAGAAGAAGAGGTACAAGCTGTAGAGAAACAAGCAGATGGGAGCTTTATCGTACACAGCTCTCAATCTAGTTATCATGTTAGGGCAGTTATCATTGCAGCTGGCAACGGTTCTTTTAAAGCTCGGAAAGTAAAGCTAGCTGGTGCTGATCAATACGAAGGGCTGGGCCTGGATTATTTTATTAGTGATTATCAGCAATTTATTGGTAAAACTGTTGCTGTCTGTGGTGGTGGCGACTCAGCCCTAGACACTGCTTTAGGCCTGCGGGATATAGCTGATCAAGTCTACCTCATTCATCGCCGAGACGGCTTTCGCGCCCATGAACATAGTGTATCCATCGCCAAAAAGGCTAACAATATCAGCTTTTTAACCCCCTATGTTCCCATTGAGATTGTAGGTAACGGTCAACATGTAACAGGAATACAACTCCAGAAAGGCCGCAGTGATGACCAAGTTAACTTAGAAGTAGACCAAGTAATTATGGCCTATGGTTTTACCTCATCAATTGGACCAATAAAAGACTGGGGATTAGACTTGCAACAAAATAATATTTTGGTTAACGAAAATATGCAAACCTCCATTCCTGGTATCTTTGCTGTAGGCGATATAGTTAGCTACCCAGGCAAGACCAAATTGATTGTTTCTGGTTTTGGGGAAGCCCCGACTGCTATCAATGCAGCCTTTAGTTATATCCATCCTGACCAACTGATCTCACCCGTTCACTCCTCTACTCTTTTTGAGGGCGAATAG
- a CDS encoding divergent PAP2 family protein yields MFNFPLVAGVTAIITTQIIKYPIALIFKRPNANLSIIHATGGMPSSHSAAVTALIVALIFEYGFTSPYVAIAAIFGMIIMFDAMGVRRQSGEQGVLVHYQTKVLKSWAHDHQDQALLDKLQEMDEDDMVINDYLGHKPSEVIGGIITGSLVALLLRYLFTL; encoded by the coding sequence ATGTTCAACTTCCCCCTCGTGGCTGGTGTCACTGCTATTATTACTACCCAAATTATTAAATACCCAATTGCCCTTATTTTCAAGCGCCCCAATGCTAATCTATCTATCATTCACGCAACTGGGGGTATGCCATCTTCACACTCTGCTGCTGTAACAGCCTTAATCGTTGCTTTAATCTTTGAATATGGCTTTACTTCCCCTTATGTAGCTATCGCTGCCATTTTTGGCATGATAATTATGTTCGATGCCATGGGCGTGCGCCGTCAAAGTGGTGAACAGGGTGTACTCGTCCACTACCAAACCAAGGTCCTTAAATCTTGGGCCCATGACCATCAAGATCAAGCCTTATTAGACAAGTTACAAGAAATGGATGAAGATGATATGGTTATTAATGATTATCTGGGACACAAGCCCTCGGAAGTCATTGGTGGCATCATCACCGGCAGCTTGGTAGCTTTATTACTTCGTTACCTCTTTACCTTATAG
- a CDS encoding peptidylprolyl isomerase encodes MAYPQLEDLNAYQQAIIHTNHGDIQLALFADQAPKTVENFIELAKQGYYDGVIFHRVIPDFMIQGGDPTGTGMGGESIYGQKFADEFSLELFNLNGALSMANAGPNTNGSQFFIVSAKEVPAPMLGQLEAGGWPKEIVAAYEEKGGTPWLDQRHTVFGQVVTGLDTVYEIEQVERNSQDKPLEDVIIERITIVE; translated from the coding sequence ATGGCATATCCACAATTAGAAGATTTAAATGCTTATCAACAAGCAATTATTCATACGAATCATGGTGATATTCAGTTAGCCTTGTTTGCTGACCAAGCACCTAAAACAGTTGAAAATTTTATTGAATTAGCTAAACAGGGTTATTACGATGGGGTGATTTTTCACCGTGTCATTCCTGATTTTATGATTCAGGGTGGCGACCCAACTGGTACTGGTATGGGTGGTGAGTCGATTTACGGTCAGAAATTTGCTGATGAATTTTCTTTAGAGCTCTTTAACCTCAATGGTGCCTTGTCTATGGCTAATGCTGGGCCAAATACAAATGGCTCGCAATTTTTTATTGTATCGGCCAAGGAAGTTCCAGCTCCGATGCTAGGACAGTTAGAAGCTGGTGGTTGGCCCAAGGAGATTGTAGCTGCTTATGAAGAAAAAGGCGGTACACCTTGGTTAGACCAACGTCACACAGTATTTGGTCAAGTCGTAACTGGCTTAGATACTGTTTATGAGATTGAACAAGTGGAACGGAATAGTCAAGATAAGCCACTTGAAGATGTGATTATTGAGCGTATTACGATTGTAGAGTAG
- a CDS encoding CvfD/Ygs/GSP13 family RNA-binding post-transcriptional regulator, producing MQDKLTDVFHIGQIVEGVITGIQNYGVFVKIDDRYQALIHISEINHGFVSDLDKRFKLGDHVQAQVIDIDEYSDKMSLSLRSLQYAPSQVKKWKKRPRRRRPPQIGFKSLADKMPAWTNEALERIENSEERL from the coding sequence ATGCAAGATAAATTGACAGATGTATTTCATATCGGTCAAATCGTTGAGGGCGTAATAACCGGCATTCAAAATTACGGTGTGTTCGTAAAAATCGATGATCGCTATCAAGCCCTTATCCATATATCAGAGATTAACCATGGTTTTGTCTCTGATTTAGATAAACGCTTTAAACTAGGTGACCATGTACAAGCCCAAGTTATAGATATTGATGAATATAGTGACAAGATGAGCTTATCACTCAGATCTTTACAATATGCGCCTAGCCAGGTAAAAAAATGGAAAAAAAGACCCCGCCGGCGCCGTCCACCACAAATAGGCTTTAAAAGTTTAGCAGACAAGATGCCAGCATGGACTAATGAAGCATTAGAACGGATTGAAAATAGTGAGGAGAGATTATAA
- a CDS encoding glucose-6-phosphate isomerase: MPHITFDYSAAQPYIADHELTYLQPFVSLADQMLREGTGQGNDFIGWLDLPENYDKEEYQRVKEAAAKIQSDSEVLVVLGIGGSYLGAKAAIDFLSHSFYNLQDTSQRQTPQILFAGNSISSTYLADLIEIIGDRDFSVNVISKSGTTTETSIAFRIFKELLINKYGKEGARGRIYATTDRQAGALKSEANQEGYESFVIPDDIGGRFTVLTPVGLLPIAVAGIDTDQILAGAKDAMQAYQSDQLAENEAYQYAALRNILYRKGKVTELLINYEPKMQYFNEWWKQLYGESEGKDLKGIYPSSANFSTDLHSLGQYIQEGRRNIFETVVKVDQAEKTVTIPTLDSDADGLSYLEGKDVDFVNSKAFQGTLLAHQDGQVPNFVITIPKMDEYSFGYLVYFFEIAVGISGYLNGVNPFDQPGVEAYKKNMFALLGKPGYEDLAAKLNERL; the protein is encoded by the coding sequence ATGCCACATATAACTTTTGACTACAGTGCTGCCCAACCTTATATCGCCGACCACGAGTTGACATATCTGCAACCATTTGTATCCTTGGCTGACCAAATGCTAAGAGAAGGGACTGGCCAAGGTAATGATTTTATTGGCTGGCTAGATTTACCGGAAAATTATGATAAAGAAGAGTACCAACGGGTCAAGGAGGCTGCTGCTAAAATCCAATCCGACTCAGAGGTACTGGTTGTTTTAGGAATTGGCGGTTCTTATCTGGGTGCCAAAGCAGCTATTGATTTCTTATCTCATTCTTTCTACAACCTACAAGATACGAGTCAACGGCAAACACCACAGATTCTGTTCGCAGGGAATTCTATTTCATCGACTTATTTAGCAGACTTAATTGAAATTATAGGCGACCGTGATTTTTCAGTTAATGTTATTTCTAAATCTGGTACTACTACTGAAACCTCGATTGCTTTCAGAATCTTTAAAGAGCTATTAATCAATAAATATGGTAAAGAAGGCGCTAGAGGTCGTATTTACGCCACTACTGATAGACAAGCTGGCGCTTTAAAATCGGAAGCTAATCAAGAAGGGTACGAAAGTTTTGTTATTCCTGATGATATTGGTGGACGATTTACTGTATTGACCCCAGTTGGTTTACTACCAATTGCTGTGGCTGGTATTGATACTGACCAAATTCTAGCTGGTGCTAAAGATGCCATGCAAGCTTATCAGTCTGACCAATTAGCTGAAAACGAGGCTTATCAATACGCTGCTTTACGCAATATTTTGTATCGTAAAGGCAAAGTAACCGAGTTATTAATTAACTATGAACCAAAAATGCAATACTTTAATGAGTGGTGGAAGCAACTGTATGGTGAGTCAGAAGGTAAAGACTTAAAAGGCATTTATCCATCTTCCGCTAATTTTTCTACTGACCTTCACTCTTTAGGTCAATATATTCAAGAAGGTCGGCGTAATATCTTTGAAACGGTTGTTAAAGTAGACCAGGCAGAGAAAACAGTGACGATTCCAACTCTAGATAGTGATGCTGATGGTCTATCTTACTTAGAAGGCAAGGATGTCGATTTTGTCAATAGCAAGGCCTTCCAAGGGACACTATTAGCTCACCAAGATGGACAGGTACCTAATTTTGTGATTACTATTCCAAAAATGGATGAATATAGTTTTGGTTACTTAGTGTATTTCTTTGAAATTGCTGTTGGTATTTCTGGTTATTTAAATGGGGTCAATCCTTTTGACCAACCGGGTGTTGAAGCTTACAAGAAAAATATGTTTGCCTTACTTGGTAAACCAGGTTATGAAGATTTAGCAGCAAAATTAAATGAGCGATTATAG